One stretch of Roseimicrobium sp. ORNL1 DNA includes these proteins:
- a CDS encoding DUF1552 domain-containing protein produces the protein MTLPRSRRQFLRDLGISAASLPFLSGLPSLTGAPLPQKRQRLVIMFSPNGTLPKDFWPDQEGKDFAFKTILQPLEPFKSRTLMLNGIANLVRGDGDNHMRGMSCLLTGSELLPGNIRGGGGSPAGWAGNISIDQEIKNFLQSKAETRTRFGSMEFGVAVPDRADPWTRMSYAGANQPIAPIDDPYQMFAKMYGKMKDKESLVSILDDVQADFKKVSAKLSARDKAMLDQHLTLVRNLEKDLQKPEDDSKLAHPMPELDPGVEIVNDNTPELSRMQIDLLVNAMANDMTRVATLQYMRSVGQAQMRWLGIEEGHHSLSHEPDDKKDAYEKLQKINTWFAGEFAYLAKRLSETPEPTGEGSMLDNTLLVWTNELGKGNSHTLDNIPIVMVGGGFGFQMGRSLKYNDKVGHNRLWLTLAHAMGHTGLQSFGKAELCAGGVLNLA, from the coding sequence ATGACCCTCCCCCGTTCCCGTCGCCAATTTCTTCGTGACCTCGGCATCTCCGCGGCCTCGCTGCCTTTCCTTTCCGGATTGCCCAGCCTGACCGGTGCGCCGCTGCCGCAGAAGCGTCAGCGGCTGGTGATCATGTTCTCGCCGAACGGCACGCTGCCGAAGGACTTCTGGCCGGACCAGGAAGGCAAGGATTTCGCCTTCAAGACGATCCTCCAACCGCTGGAGCCCTTCAAGAGCCGCACACTGATGCTCAATGGCATCGCGAATCTCGTGCGCGGCGATGGTGACAACCACATGCGCGGCATGAGCTGCCTGCTGACCGGCAGCGAGCTCCTGCCCGGAAACATCCGCGGCGGCGGCGGCTCTCCCGCTGGCTGGGCAGGCAACATTTCCATCGACCAGGAGATCAAAAATTTCCTCCAGAGCAAGGCAGAAACGCGCACCCGTTTTGGCTCCATGGAGTTCGGCGTGGCCGTGCCGGATCGCGCCGACCCCTGGACCCGCATGAGCTATGCCGGCGCGAACCAGCCCATCGCTCCCATCGATGATCCGTACCAGATGTTTGCCAAGATGTACGGCAAGATGAAGGACAAGGAGAGTCTGGTGAGCATCCTTGATGATGTGCAGGCTGACTTCAAAAAGGTGTCCGCCAAACTTTCCGCACGCGACAAGGCGATGCTGGACCAGCACCTCACCTTGGTGCGCAATCTGGAGAAGGACCTGCAGAAGCCCGAGGACGACTCGAAGCTCGCGCATCCCATGCCCGAGCTCGATCCGGGCGTTGAGATCGTGAATGACAACACGCCTGAGCTCAGTCGCATGCAGATCGATCTGCTGGTGAATGCCATGGCGAATGACATGACCCGTGTCGCCACCTTGCAGTACATGCGCTCCGTGGGCCAAGCGCAGATGCGCTGGCTCGGTATCGAGGAAGGTCACCACTCCCTCTCACACGAGCCGGACGACAAGAAGGACGCCTACGAGAAGTTGCAGAAGATCAACACGTGGTTCGCCGGTGAGTTCGCCTACCTCGCGAAGCGCCTCTCCGAAACTCCCGAGCCCACCGGTGAAGGCAGCATGCTGGACAACACCCTGCTCGTGTGGACCAATGAACTCGGCAAGGGCAACTCCCATACGCTGGACAACATCCCCATCGTCATGGTCGGCGGAGGCTTCGGCTTCCAGATGGGCCGCAGCCTGAAGTACAACGACAAGGTGGGACACAACCGCCTCTGGCTCACCCTCGCCCACGCCATGGGCCACACCGGCCTGCAGTCCTTCGGCAAAGCCGAGCTGTGTGCGGGTGGGGTGTTGAATTTGGCGTAG
- the smc gene encoding chromosome segregation protein SMC: MYLKALDIYGFKSFADKTHFEFHTGVTGIVGPNGCGKSNVVDAIRWVLGETSAKALRGSEMADVIFNGTDKRKPVGMAEVVLTLADCEVGLGVDYNEVALARRVFRDGRSEYRINNTICRLKDIQDLLAGTGIGRAAYSVMEQGKIDMLISAKPEDRRMVFEEAAGITKFKGQKKEALRKLEYTEANLIRVADIVAEVKRQMGTLQRQAAKARRYQVVHKDLRTLDTHLGHKHWTDLTGEKSETENQLISLMTQLNELHQRIHAKEAEVTETREAYHQVESTINGLRQQSQEHRSRIQAAESKVEFNRERVEELEGRIKRNEEDAGSSRDMVDRQRRELAQADEQFANIRETIETRRYALEEHIVSHNSIIPERQRLEQERRTLREQFRTLESEIATSEAKAANLSGQMTADRQRHEALQHDRLGASEERQGRQVEFDHLHRQIEEQETVRGDLEQKLKDISNNIAEMRRQRDAAGEEANMLQRQLTQKRSRLEVLNQILEKGEGLEQGTQNVIKGLDDPERIKGGIRGLVASSIEVEPQYISALESALRDHLQAVLLTDAVLSEEIITKLTEQRLGKAALIPQTFLSGHTASERQFMPSGGVAWALDKVKTQPDVQPLMERLLHNVLIVEDLSTALRLKPHHADLTFVTLKGELLSVHGVIHGGATKEEATSTLRRETELRELRVDVERLDTEVIAKEEYIEELRMKLEEQQREEANARDAYQYNRESISQLQGKVSVVQRALQQATAKLDSLDWEQSQIAGRLSEGEAKIVQHHEVAEQAKQQLESVQSREHELESQIESVIRREVQSTELLNELKTALALEQNTLQNIEQQKAPLANRMQELEGSISRFENECFIWRQRIESANAENARLIEDLEGTRVALSAIDSEGMASVARRNEAFERVTLLENELNQYRNRQNELTEHRSRAEVQQTRVELKLENLTNQIQERYHINFETFEPDPHTLLLAITEQKKSRERNTKRKSTMSGRDDSGLDSDAEAAANDAADAAEAASEAAARLMDGMTTEFDDLLSTTAGEPDWTLVQEIVNELRQRVESMGPVNLDAINEFEELEQRHNFLDTQHGDLVKSKEELLQVIAKINDTTKSMFSETFSLVRANFRENFKELFGQGSQADLMLQDENDPLETGIDIIAKPPGKKLQTISLLSGGERSMTAVALLFSIYMVKPSPFCVLDELDAPLDETNIGRFLTMLDKFTTSSQFIVVTHNKRTMSRADVIYGVTMQEFGVSKPVGVRMTNEKVSLEDGQPTVADTVSGRVKRGGDSDIDSILDAPTKPKRGKGKSAKATAAAAVAAEPVAEEAVASSAETSVAVAEAEPEQEVHPNDPSVHVEHEQIYATDSSAPEDQPVEDDSII; this comes from the coding sequence ATGTACCTCAAGGCTCTCGACATCTACGGATTCAAATCCTTCGCGGACAAGACCCACTTCGAGTTCCACACCGGTGTGACCGGCATCGTGGGCCCGAACGGCTGCGGCAAGTCCAACGTGGTGGACGCCATTCGCTGGGTGCTTGGCGAGACTTCCGCCAAGGCACTGCGCGGCTCGGAAATGGCGGACGTTATCTTCAACGGCACCGACAAGCGCAAGCCGGTGGGCATGGCGGAAGTGGTGCTCACACTCGCCGACTGCGAAGTGGGACTCGGCGTGGACTACAATGAGGTCGCACTCGCCCGCCGAGTGTTCCGCGATGGTCGCAGCGAGTACCGCATCAACAATACCATCTGCCGCCTCAAGGACATCCAGGACTTGCTTGCCGGTACCGGCATCGGACGCGCGGCGTACTCGGTGATGGAGCAGGGCAAGATCGACATGCTCATCAGCGCGAAGCCGGAAGACCGCCGCATGGTGTTCGAAGAAGCGGCCGGCATCACCAAGTTCAAGGGGCAGAAGAAAGAAGCCCTGCGCAAGCTGGAGTACACCGAGGCGAACCTCATCCGCGTGGCGGACATCGTCGCGGAAGTGAAGCGTCAAATGGGCACCCTGCAGCGTCAGGCTGCAAAAGCACGCCGCTATCAGGTCGTGCACAAGGATCTCCGCACACTCGATACGCATCTGGGTCACAAGCACTGGACCGATCTCACTGGTGAAAAGAGCGAGACGGAGAACCAGCTCATCTCGCTGATGACGCAGCTCAATGAACTGCACCAGCGCATTCACGCGAAGGAAGCGGAAGTCACCGAAACGCGCGAAGCCTATCACCAGGTGGAGTCCACCATCAACGGCCTTCGCCAGCAGTCGCAGGAGCATCGTTCCCGCATCCAGGCGGCGGAGAGCAAGGTGGAATTCAACCGCGAGCGCGTGGAAGAGCTCGAAGGACGCATCAAGCGCAACGAGGAAGATGCCGGCAGCAGCCGGGACATGGTGGACCGTCAGCGCCGCGAACTCGCCCAGGCAGATGAGCAGTTCGCCAACATCCGCGAGACGATTGAAACGCGCCGGTATGCGTTGGAGGAGCACATCGTCTCGCACAATTCCATCATCCCCGAGCGTCAGCGCCTGGAGCAGGAACGTCGCACGTTGCGTGAGCAGTTCCGCACGCTGGAGAGTGAAATCGCCACTTCCGAAGCGAAGGCCGCGAACCTCTCCGGTCAGATGACCGCGGACCGCCAGCGCCACGAGGCGCTGCAGCACGATCGGCTCGGCGCCTCAGAGGAGCGCCAGGGACGTCAGGTGGAATTCGACCACTTGCATCGCCAGATTGAAGAACAGGAAACCGTGCGCGGTGACTTGGAGCAGAAGCTCAAGGACATCTCGAACAACATCGCGGAGATGCGCCGCCAGCGCGACGCCGCCGGTGAAGAGGCGAACATGCTCCAGCGCCAGCTGACGCAGAAGCGCTCTCGCCTTGAAGTGCTGAACCAGATCCTTGAGAAGGGTGAAGGTCTCGAGCAGGGCACACAGAATGTCATCAAGGGTCTCGATGACCCCGAGCGCATCAAGGGTGGCATCCGTGGCCTCGTGGCTTCCTCGATTGAAGTGGAGCCGCAATACATTTCCGCTCTGGAATCCGCGCTGCGCGATCATCTCCAGGCGGTGCTCCTCACGGATGCGGTACTCAGCGAAGAGATCATCACCAAGCTGACTGAGCAGCGTCTCGGCAAGGCGGCTCTCATTCCGCAGACCTTCCTCAGTGGCCACACCGCGAGCGAGCGGCAGTTCATGCCCAGCGGTGGCGTTGCCTGGGCGCTGGACAAGGTGAAGACGCAGCCGGACGTGCAGCCGCTCATGGAGCGCCTCCTGCACAATGTGCTGATCGTGGAGGACCTCTCCACGGCGTTGCGCCTGAAGCCCCATCATGCGGACCTCACGTTTGTCACGCTGAAGGGCGAGCTGCTCAGCGTGCATGGTGTCATCCACGGCGGTGCCACCAAGGAGGAAGCCACCTCCACCCTGCGCCGCGAAACCGAGCTGCGTGAACTGCGGGTGGACGTCGAGCGACTCGACACCGAAGTCATCGCGAAGGAGGAGTACATTGAAGAACTCCGCATGAAGCTCGAAGAGCAACAGCGCGAGGAAGCAAACGCCCGCGACGCCTACCAGTACAACCGCGAATCCATCAGCCAGCTCCAGGGCAAGGTGAGCGTAGTGCAGCGCGCGCTGCAGCAGGCCACAGCGAAGCTGGACAGCCTCGACTGGGAGCAGAGCCAGATCGCCGGGCGCCTCAGCGAAGGTGAAGCGAAGATTGTGCAGCATCACGAAGTCGCCGAGCAAGCGAAGCAACAGCTGGAGTCCGTGCAGTCCCGCGAGCACGAGTTGGAATCGCAAATCGAATCCGTCATCCGCCGTGAAGTGCAGAGCACTGAGCTTCTCAATGAACTGAAGACCGCGCTCGCCCTGGAGCAGAACACGCTGCAGAACATCGAGCAGCAGAAAGCACCACTCGCCAATCGCATGCAGGAGCTGGAGGGCTCCATCAGCCGCTTCGAGAATGAGTGCTTCATCTGGCGCCAGCGCATCGAGTCCGCGAATGCCGAGAACGCCCGCCTCATCGAAGATCTGGAAGGAACCCGCGTGGCCCTCTCCGCGATTGACTCGGAAGGCATGGCCTCGGTCGCACGTCGCAATGAAGCCTTCGAGCGCGTGACGCTGCTGGAGAACGAGCTGAACCAGTATCGCAATCGCCAGAACGAACTCACGGAGCACCGCAGCCGCGCCGAAGTGCAGCAGACTCGTGTGGAACTGAAGCTGGAGAACCTGACCAACCAGATTCAGGAGCGTTATCACATCAATTTCGAAACCTTCGAGCCCGACCCGCACACTCTGCTGCTCGCCATCACGGAGCAGAAGAAGAGCCGCGAACGCAACACCAAGCGCAAGAGCACGATGTCCGGACGCGATGACTCCGGCCTGGACTCAGACGCGGAGGCTGCGGCGAATGATGCTGCCGACGCTGCTGAAGCGGCCAGTGAAGCTGCAGCGAGACTCATGGATGGCATGACCACCGAGTTCGACGACCTGCTCTCCACCACGGCAGGCGAACCCGACTGGACGCTGGTGCAGGAAATCGTGAACGAACTCCGCCAGCGTGTGGAGAGCATGGGCCCGGTGAATCTTGACGCCATCAACGAGTTCGAAGAGCTCGAGCAGCGCCACAACTTCCTGGACACCCAGCATGGCGACCTCGTGAAGAGCAAGGAGGAACTCCTCCAGGTGATCGCAAAGATCAACGACACCACGAAGTCGATGTTCAGCGAGACCTTCTCCCTCGTGCGCGCGAATTTCCGGGAGAACTTCAAGGAACTCTTCGGCCAGGGCTCCCAGGCAGACCTCATGCTGCAGGATGAAAATGATCCGCTCGAAACGGGCATCGACATCATCGCGAAGCCGCCCGGCAAGAAGTTGCAGACCATCAGCCTGCTCTCCGGTGGCGAGCGCTCCATGACGGCGGTGGCCCTGCTCTTCTCCATCTACATGGTGAAGCCGAGCCCCTTCTGCGTGCTGGACGAACTTGATGCGCCGCTCGATGAAACGAACATCGGCCGATTCCTTACCATGCTGGACAAGTTCACCACCAGCAGCCAGTTCATCGTGGTGACGCACAACAAGCGCACCATGTCCCGCGCAGACGTCATCTACGGGGTGACCATGCAGGAGTTCGGCGTGAGCAAGCCGGTGGGCGTGCGCATGACGAACGAAAAGGTCTCGCTTGAAGACGGCCAGCCCACCGTGGCGGATACCGTGAGCGGTCGCGTGAAACGCGGCGGCGACTCGGATATCGACTCCATTCTGGATGCCCCCACCAAACCAAAGCGTGGCAAAGGCAAGAGCGCCAAGGCCACCGCGGCCGCTGCCGTGGCAGCTGAACCCGTCGCGGAAGAGGCTGTGGCTAGCTCTGCCGAAACTTCCGTGGCCGTCGCCGAAGCCGAACCGGAACAGGAAGTTCACCCGAACGATCCGAGCGTCCACGTCGAGCACGAGCAGATTTACGCCACGGATAGCTCTGCACCGGAAGACCAGCCGGTGGAGGATGACAGCATCATCTGA
- a CDS encoding cytochrome P460 family protein has product MNSSSIKLAEEVNSLTRGINAVRFGGSKSNRIAAKPDEDRRYRKLKRIGEYKSMKSHLGTVAIALALTFSFAMVRQDSQAQDAASQPDAGAGTKTPVVDAAKTNQPEDAAVFVTEIPAGYRDWKLISVAREEGSIDDIRAVLGNDIAIKAYREGTLPFPDGAIIARLAWSLIPSEENNRAFGKEQSHVAGAPKNGVQFMVKDSKKYAATGGWGYGQFENGSGKTVERAKLATCFACHEAIQSRDYVFTHYAH; this is encoded by the coding sequence ATGAATTCCAGCAGTATCAAGTTAGCCGAGGAGGTCAATAGCCTCACTCGCGGTATCAATGCTGTCAGATTTGGCGGAAGCAAGTCGAATCGGATCGCAGCGAAACCTGATGAAGATCGCCGCTACCGGAAGCTCAAACGTATTGGGGAGTACAAGTCTATGAAAAGCCATCTTGGAACAGTCGCAATTGCCTTGGCCCTGACCTTTTCATTTGCCATGGTCAGACAGGATTCTCAGGCGCAGGATGCCGCTTCCCAACCGGATGCTGGAGCGGGCACCAAGACGCCGGTCGTGGACGCGGCTAAAACCAATCAACCGGAAGATGCCGCGGTATTCGTCACGGAAATCCCTGCTGGATACCGCGACTGGAAATTGATTTCCGTGGCGCGCGAAGAAGGCAGCATCGATGACATTCGTGCCGTTCTGGGAAATGACATTGCCATCAAAGCGTATCGGGAAGGGACGCTGCCGTTTCCTGATGGAGCCATCATTGCAAGACTCGCGTGGAGTCTTATTCCATCGGAGGAGAACAACAGAGCCTTCGGCAAGGAACAATCCCACGTGGCTGGCGCCCCCAAGAATGGGGTGCAGTTCATGGTCAAGGATTCAAAGAAGTATGCCGCGACTGGTGGCTGGGGGTATGGTCAATTTGAGAATGGTAGTGGCAAGACGGTTGAGAGAGCGAAGCTTGCGACCTGTTTTGCCTGTCATGAGGCGATTCAGTCTCGCGACTATGTCTTCACGCACTACGCGCATTGA
- a CDS encoding heparinase II/III family protein, whose translation MKSTLLSFRFLALVTLGLASVHVLPGASIQVNTTFALPAASSQPLIWPASVASLQARATDPLYSGYSNNVRSYVNGQLGSLASQTNEDTLASIAKGAAILERLGETPPNTYASYALVATTAISRMGSRAAWILFQPSNRFQHIYDSGRLQSMAEAFDLLRGSANLTATNISTMRSKITQWADAGRNNLELNTFHPDDNYALKFGSALVTTALALRDSSTANTWLTKGKTLVNAALNRMADETGWYRESSWYANYSLNNLVSTAHHVKNATGGSVNWFTNLKPLFTFALFTRQPDGSNTPFEEGLRTYLTPDLVWGEYTSTTLGSELRWSRNNLTASPISSNFENNQYHTATRFLAVDNSVVAAAPVVSPTCFLSSADVEITVLRSAHGTSGRQATLIAATDHSSDELIDTRHNSRNPLDMVIYDGGESRVVTSGGGPNVTSSTNRAYYINTVTGKNIPTVNGNTSYVSNGANISASTWLDSIDEGGQTNRFADLSTTTVAGINGSGNTVARTLAMIDESYFVVLDRFTNSAQATNQVNWHPVGTRTQVSSASDLLQYRWDKGTKSCDVFMAGSSSLTGNNLSGYYAETFGGAEQTISGLQGAQTSNGGQILTILSTRDTAATGIAASRLSTSAANAHAVELQVPGGYNDILTFTAAPGTDYDAGAITTDAAFAAVRDQGGVIVSFALVNGSVVHLGGAPIFESSTAAPSISATFSSSGIVAQVDSDASSPRDYHFGYGGVLSPSATYTGYQDGVALSASQFYADASGLHFIGISGGGTLRVTTQP comes from the coding sequence ATGAAAAGCACGCTCCTTAGCTTCCGCTTCCTGGCACTAGTCACTCTTGGCCTCGCCAGCGTTCACGTCCTCCCAGGCGCCAGCATCCAGGTGAATACCACCTTCGCGCTTCCTGCAGCATCCTCCCAACCGCTCATCTGGCCGGCCTCTGTCGCATCACTGCAGGCACGTGCCACCGACCCTCTCTACTCGGGTTACAGCAACAACGTGCGTAGCTATGTGAATGGCCAACTCGGCTCGCTGGCATCGCAGACGAACGAAGACACACTAGCCAGCATCGCGAAGGGCGCTGCTATTCTTGAACGCTTGGGCGAAACTCCGCCGAATACCTACGCCAGCTACGCCCTCGTAGCCACCACCGCCATCTCGCGCATGGGCAGCCGTGCGGCGTGGATTCTCTTCCAGCCCTCCAACCGCTTCCAGCACATCTATGACAGTGGACGACTGCAATCAATGGCCGAGGCCTTCGATCTTCTGCGCGGTTCTGCCAATCTCACGGCAACGAACATCAGCACCATGCGCTCCAAGATCACCCAGTGGGCAGATGCAGGGCGCAACAACCTTGAGCTTAATACCTTTCATCCAGACGACAATTACGCGTTGAAATTCGGCTCCGCTCTCGTCACCACCGCCCTGGCCTTACGCGACTCCTCCACGGCCAACACCTGGCTCACGAAAGGCAAGACCCTGGTAAATGCCGCACTCAATCGCATGGCCGATGAAACTGGATGGTATCGCGAGAGCTCCTGGTATGCGAACTACTCGCTCAACAACCTGGTGAGTACTGCGCATCACGTAAAGAATGCCACGGGCGGTTCCGTGAACTGGTTCACCAATTTGAAGCCGCTCTTCACCTTCGCGCTCTTTACGCGCCAACCGGATGGATCCAACACCCCCTTCGAAGAAGGCCTGCGCACCTATCTCACTCCGGATCTCGTGTGGGGTGAATACACCAGCACCACGCTCGGGTCCGAGCTGCGCTGGTCCCGGAACAATCTCACGGCCAGTCCGATCTCCAGCAACTTCGAGAACAACCAATACCACACCGCCACGCGCTTCCTCGCCGTGGACAACAGCGTCGTTGCCGCGGCACCGGTTGTTTCACCCACCTGCTTCCTGAGTTCGGCCGATGTCGAAATCACAGTGCTTCGTAGTGCCCACGGCACCAGTGGACGTCAGGCCACCCTCATCGCCGCCACTGACCACTCCTCGGATGAATTGATCGACACCCGGCACAACTCCCGCAATCCGCTGGACATGGTCATCTACGATGGCGGCGAGTCCCGCGTGGTGACCAGTGGAGGTGGCCCGAATGTAACGAGCTCCACCAACCGCGCCTACTACATCAACACGGTGACTGGGAAAAACATTCCCACCGTCAACGGCAACACCTCCTATGTCTCCAACGGCGCGAACATCAGTGCTTCGACCTGGCTCGACAGCATCGACGAAGGCGGACAGACCAATCGCTTCGCCGATCTCAGCACCACCACCGTGGCCGGCATTAACGGCAGCGGAAACACCGTCGCGCGCACGCTGGCGATGATTGATGAGAGCTACTTCGTCGTGCTCGACCGCTTCACGAACAGCGCGCAAGCCACCAATCAGGTGAACTGGCATCCCGTGGGCACACGCACGCAGGTTTCCTCTGCGAGCGATCTGCTTCAGTACCGCTGGGACAAAGGAACCAAATCCTGCGATGTCTTCATGGCCGGGAGCAGCTCACTCACTGGCAACAATCTGTCAGGCTACTACGCCGAAACCTTCGGCGGTGCAGAGCAGACCATCTCCGGTCTGCAAGGAGCACAAACCAGCAACGGCGGCCAGATTCTCACCATCCTCAGCACTCGTGATACCGCGGCGACTGGCATTGCAGCGAGTCGTCTCAGCACCAGCGCAGCGAATGCCCACGCCGTGGAACTGCAAGTGCCGGGAGGATACAACGACATCCTCACTTTTACCGCGGCGCCCGGCACGGACTACGATGCGGGAGCCATCACCACCGATGCTGCGTTTGCCGCAGTGCGGGACCAAGGTGGAGTGATTGTCTCCTTTGCGCTGGTGAACGGAAGTGTCGTACATCTCGGTGGCGCGCCGATCTTCGAAAGCAGCACGGCGGCTCCCTCCATTTCAGCCACGTTTAGCAGCAGCGGTATTGTGGCGCAGGTGGACTCGGACGCCTCATCTCCCCGTGACTACCACTTTGGCTACGGTGGCGTCCTCAGTCCTTCCGCGACCTACACTGGCTACCAAGACGGTGTAGCACTCTCTGCCAGCCAGTTTTATGCGGATGCGTCAGGCCTCCACTTCATCGGTATCAGCGGCGGCGGCACACTGCGGGTCACGACGCAGCCGTAA
- a CDS encoding CbiX/SirB N-terminal domain-containing protein, with the protein MSTAIILVGHGSTLNPDSSTPTHQHADEIRRRGVFDEVVCCFWKEEPSMREVFYMVKSKEIFVVPNFISEGYFCQEVIPRELRLEGPITKRGDTSIYYCDPVGVHPSMTKLLLKRADEVAPGVPRDQTALIIVGHGTSLNENSTKAIKDQVALIREGGHGFAEVLDAYMEEAPFVAKWHEMSTAPNVVVVPFFIADGLHSYQDIPVLLGITNEPTAAASQNDVFWHNPHDLQGRKLYYSSAIGTEALMADVVLDQVRDFKARHGLTQEPSVSSGGSLTKHSDALEFLLSRKDGFRIGQVQVNRNDDGSWHCHHVDDAENRGGLQAFKAPEEARTIATYDDAGNFRAVRTAPNLRHGWVLELSNTSELLLALDFLYPAAVGLWEHWLAGTLQPVPLRETLGRQTGMYRFAKNITDEQAQQMVAEVCDPATKCLRAITWSLTPEQPLTSLPPAKLPPARDAYQQTGVLPLLCVEACTQAVSAARELARANHAAKTADTAAH; encoded by the coding sequence ATGTCCACCGCCATCATCCTCGTCGGTCACGGTTCCACGCTGAACCCCGACTCCAGCACGCCGACGCATCAGCATGCGGACGAGATTCGCCGCCGCGGTGTGTTCGATGAAGTGGTGTGCTGCTTCTGGAAGGAAGAGCCCTCCATGCGTGAGGTGTTCTACATGGTGAAGAGCAAGGAGATCTTCGTGGTGCCGAACTTCATCAGCGAAGGGTACTTTTGTCAGGAGGTGATTCCGCGAGAGCTGCGCCTCGAAGGTCCCATCACGAAGCGCGGAGATACGAGCATCTACTATTGCGATCCCGTGGGCGTGCATCCCAGCATGACGAAGCTACTGCTGAAGCGTGCCGATGAAGTGGCACCCGGTGTGCCACGTGATCAAACCGCGCTCATCATCGTAGGTCATGGCACGAGCCTGAATGAAAACTCCACGAAGGCGATCAAGGACCAGGTGGCGCTCATCCGTGAGGGCGGGCATGGCTTTGCTGAAGTGCTCGATGCCTACATGGAAGAAGCGCCCTTCGTGGCGAAGTGGCATGAGATGAGTACGGCACCGAATGTGGTCGTGGTTCCCTTCTTCATCGCGGATGGCCTGCACAGCTATCAGGACATTCCGGTGCTGCTCGGCATCACGAATGAACCCACGGCGGCGGCGAGCCAGAACGATGTCTTCTGGCACAATCCACACGACCTCCAGGGGCGGAAGCTGTACTACAGCAGCGCGATTGGCACCGAGGCGTTGATGGCTGATGTGGTTTTGGATCAGGTGCGCGATTTCAAGGCGCGGCATGGACTGACTCAGGAGCCCTCGGTGTCTTCCGGTGGCTCATTGACCAAGCACAGCGATGCGCTCGAATTTCTTCTCTCGCGCAAGGACGGCTTCCGCATCGGGCAAGTGCAGGTGAATCGCAATGACGATGGCTCATGGCATTGCCATCATGTGGATGACGCCGAAAATCGTGGTGGGCTGCAGGCTTTCAAAGCGCCGGAAGAAGCACGCACCATCGCGACCTATGATGACGCCGGAAACTTCCGCGCCGTGAGGACCGCACCCAATCTGCGGCACGGCTGGGTACTCGAACTTTCCAACACCTCGGAGTTGCTGCTCGCGCTGGACTTCCTCTACCCCGCTGCCGTGGGCCTGTGGGAACACTGGCTCGCTGGCACCCTGCAACCAGTGCCACTGCGCGAAACCCTGGGCCGCCAGACGGGCATGTACCGTTTCGCGAAGAACATCACCGATGAGCAGGCGCAACAGATGGTGGCGGAGGTGTGTGACCCCGCCACGAAGTGCCTGCGCGCCATCACGTGGTCACTTACGCCTGAGCAGCCGCTGACCTCGCTGCCTCCGGCAAAACTGCCCCCAGCAAGGGATGCCTACCAGCAGACCGGTGTGCTGCCCTTGCTCTGCGTGGAAGCTTGCACGCAGGCCGTGAGCGCGGCTCGTGAGTTGGCACGCGCCAATCACGCGGCCAAGACGGCGGACACGGCGGCGCATTGA